From Cellulomonas dongxiuzhuiae, the proteins below share one genomic window:
- a CDS encoding OsmC family protein, producing MAHLLHQFSVDLTWTGAREAGTATYTSYGRDHVLTSGGRPPLPGTSDPGFRGDPERWSPEDLLVGALSQCHMLWFLHLAANAGVVVVGYTDSASGTMRIEAAGHGQFTEVVLRPRVTVRNAALADGTPVDDALLAAVHHRAQEHCFIARSVNFPVRHEAGPLAHERAPA from the coding sequence ATGGCACACCTCCTGCACCAGTTCTCCGTGGACCTGACGTGGACGGGCGCCCGCGAGGCCGGCACCGCGACGTACACCTCGTACGGTCGGGACCACGTCCTGACGTCGGGCGGGCGGCCGCCGCTGCCCGGGACGTCGGACCCGGGGTTCCGCGGCGACCCGGAGCGCTGGTCGCCCGAGGACCTCCTGGTCGGGGCGCTCTCCCAGTGCCACATGCTGTGGTTCCTGCACCTCGCCGCCAACGCGGGCGTCGTGGTCGTCGGGTACACCGACTCCGCGTCGGGGACCATGCGGATCGAGGCCGCCGGCCACGGCCAGTTCACCGAGGTCGTGCTCCGCCCCCGCGTCACCGTCCGCAACGCGGCCCTCGCCGACGGCACGCCCGTCGACGACGCACTGCTCGCCGCAGTCCACCACCGCGCCCAGGAGCACTGCTTCATCGCGCGGTCCGTGAACTTCCCCGTGCGCCACGAGGCGGGGCCGCTCGCGCACGAGCGCGCCCCCGCCTGA